From a region of the Geothrix sp. 21YS21S-2 genome:
- a CDS encoding YceI family protein — translation MRNPASRFVLPAIALLLSVPSVGLLAATPSTLDTYKIDSVHSSVGFRVRHLLSKVQGRFGKAEGTVVVDTKDISKSSVDVTIDVASVSTNEDKRDAHLKGPDFFDAARFPTITFKSTAVKEVAKGKLEVTGTFTMKGVSKTIVLPINNLGTAVDPWKNVVAAFEGAVKVNRMDYGVSYGAGLVGDDVDIELNIEAKKAN, via the coding sequence ATGCGCAACCCCGCTTCCCGCTTCGTTCTTCCCGCCATCGCCCTGCTGCTCTCCGTCCCCTCGGTTGGCCTGCTGGCCGCGACCCCTTCCACCCTCGACACCTACAAGATCGACTCCGTCCACTCCAGCGTCGGCTTCCGGGTGCGCCACCTCCTCTCCAAGGTCCAGGGCCGCTTCGGCAAGGCCGAGGGCACCGTGGTGGTCGACACCAAGGACATCTCGAAGTCCAGCGTGGACGTGACCATCGACGTGGCCAGCGTCTCCACCAACGAGGACAAGCGCGACGCCCACCTCAAGGGCCCCGACTTCTTCGACGCCGCCAGGTTCCCCACCATCACCTTCAAGAGCACCGCGGTCAAGGAAGTGGCCAAGGGCAAGCTGGAGGTCACCGGCACCTTCACCATGAAGGGCGTCTCCAAGACCATCGTGCTCCCCATCAACAACCTGGGCACGGCCGTGGATCCCTGGAAGAACGTGGTCGCCGCCTTCGAGGGCGCGGTCAAGGTCAACCGCATGGACTACGGCGTCTCCTACGGCGCGGGCCTGGTGGGCGACGACGTCGACATCGAGCTGAACATCGAAGCCAAGAAGGCGAACTGA
- a CDS encoding heavy metal translocating P-type ATPase, with amino-acid sequence MAFDREPSTCSHCHCEAAVPDAPGEVPEGALRSRLRIAQMDCPTEEALIRKKLGGRKGLHGLEFNLMERVLSVVHAPGLLPEIEGAIRELGMTPESMDAPPAPPARTWPWSLALGALAALASEAAALAGLPSWASPVLAVAAVAACGLGTYRKGWISLRNGDMNINALMSIAVTGAMALREWPEAAMVMVLFALAERIETLSLDRARNAIHGLLRLSPATATVLGPGGWAEAEARSVRVGDRVRVGPGEAIPLDGKVAAGRSSVNQAPITGESLPVDKGEGDPVFAGTLNLTGSFEFTVTAEEGSTTLARIIHAVEEAQESRSPTHRFVDRFAKIYTPAVLIVAVAVAVAPPLLLGGAWSVWVYRALVLLVIACPCALVISTPVTVVSGLAAATRHGILVKGGRWLEEGRNLAWIAFDKTGTLTRGEPALTDFAPLALEGDAAWRLATSLASRSDHPVSRALVRPGVPVAEVEAFRALPGQGVQGSIGGTVYSLGNHHLIEELGVCSPELEARLEALEQQGKTTLLLTDGKAVLALFALADEVRPGSRDAVAALHALGLRTLMLTGDNTHTARSIAAQVGIDEALGDQLPEDKARAIRSKAGKVGMVGDGINDGPALAAAHIGFAMGAAGSDTAIETADVALMDDDLGKIARFIRLSRDTRAILAQNIVLAIGIKTVFLGLAIAGRGTMWMAVFADMGASLLVVFNGLRLLRK; translated from the coding sequence ATGGCTTTCGACCGAGAACCTTCAACCTGCTCCCACTGCCACTGCGAGGCGGCCGTCCCGGACGCCCCCGGGGAGGTTCCGGAAGGCGCCCTGCGCAGCCGGCTGCGCATCGCCCAGATGGACTGCCCCACCGAGGAGGCCCTGATCCGGAAGAAGCTGGGGGGCCGCAAGGGCCTCCACGGCCTGGAGTTCAACCTGATGGAGCGGGTCCTGTCGGTCGTCCACGCCCCCGGGCTCCTGCCGGAGATCGAAGGCGCCATCCGGGAGCTGGGCATGACGCCCGAGTCCATGGACGCCCCCCCGGCGCCCCCGGCGCGGACGTGGCCCTGGTCCCTGGCCCTGGGCGCCCTGGCCGCCCTGGCCTCCGAGGCGGCGGCCCTGGCCGGACTGCCGTCCTGGGCCTCCCCGGTCCTGGCCGTGGCGGCGGTGGCCGCCTGCGGCCTGGGCACCTACCGCAAGGGCTGGATCAGCCTGCGCAACGGCGACATGAACATCAACGCCCTCATGAGCATCGCCGTCACCGGGGCCATGGCCCTGCGGGAGTGGCCGGAGGCGGCCATGGTGATGGTGCTGTTCGCCCTGGCCGAGCGCATCGAGACGCTGAGCCTGGACCGGGCCCGGAACGCCATCCACGGCCTCCTGCGGCTCTCCCCGGCGACGGCCACGGTCCTGGGCCCCGGCGGCTGGGCCGAGGCCGAGGCCCGGTCGGTGCGGGTGGGGGACCGGGTGCGGGTGGGCCCCGGGGAGGCCATCCCCCTGGACGGGAAGGTGGCCGCGGGGCGCTCCTCGGTGAACCAGGCCCCAATCACCGGGGAGAGCCTCCCCGTCGACAAGGGCGAGGGGGATCCGGTCTTCGCGGGCACCCTCAACCTCACCGGCTCCTTCGAATTCACGGTCACCGCCGAGGAGGGCTCCACCACCCTGGCCCGCATCATCCACGCGGTGGAGGAGGCCCAGGAGTCCCGGTCACCCACCCACCGGTTCGTGGACCGCTTCGCGAAGATCTACACCCCCGCGGTGCTGATCGTGGCCGTGGCGGTGGCGGTGGCGCCGCCGCTCCTCCTGGGGGGCGCCTGGTCCGTGTGGGTCTACCGGGCCCTGGTGCTGCTGGTGATCGCCTGCCCCTGCGCCCTGGTGATCTCCACCCCCGTGACCGTCGTCAGCGGCCTCGCCGCCGCCACCCGCCACGGGATCCTCGTCAAGGGCGGGCGCTGGCTGGAGGAGGGCCGGAACCTCGCCTGGATCGCCTTCGACAAGACCGGCACCCTCACCCGGGGCGAACCGGCGCTCACGGATTTCGCGCCCCTGGCCCTGGAGGGGGACGCCGCGTGGCGCCTGGCCACGAGCCTGGCCTCCCGTTCGGACCACCCCGTGTCCCGGGCCCTGGTGCGGCCCGGCGTCCCCGTGGCCGAGGTCGAGGCCTTCCGCGCCCTGCCCGGCCAGGGGGTGCAGGGGAGCATCGGCGGCACCGTCTACAGCCTGGGCAACCACCACCTCATCGAGGAGCTGGGGGTCTGCTCGCCGGAACTGGAGGCGCGCCTCGAGGCCCTGGAGCAGCAGGGCAAGACCACCCTCCTGCTCACCGACGGCAAGGCCGTCCTGGCGCTGTTCGCCCTCGCCGACGAAGTGCGCCCCGGCAGCCGCGACGCGGTGGCCGCGCTGCACGCCCTGGGCCTCCGCACCCTCATGCTCACGGGGGACAACACCCATACCGCCAGGTCCATCGCCGCCCAGGTGGGCATCGACGAGGCGCTGGGGGACCAGCTCCCCGAGGACAAGGCCCGGGCCATCCGCTCCAAGGCCGGGAAGGTGGGCATGGTGGGCGACGGCATCAACGACGGACCGGCCCTGGCGGCGGCCCACATCGGCTTCGCCATGGGCGCCGCGGGTTCCGACACCGCCATCGAGACCGCCGACGTGGCCCTCATGGACGACGACCTGGGGAAGATCGCGCGCTTCATCCGCCTGTCCCGGGACACCCGCGCGATCCTGGCCCAGAACATCGTCCTCGCCATCGGCATCAAGACGGTGTTCCTGGGCCTGGCCATCGCGGGGCGGGGCACCATGTGGATGGCGGTGTTCGCGGACATGGGCGCCAGCCTTCTGGTGGTGTTCAACGGGCTCCGGCTGCTGAGGAAGTGA
- the cadR gene encoding Cd(II)/Pb(II)-responsive transcriptional regulator: MTIGELAQAAQCTVETIRYYEKEGLLPAPGRTGANYRRYAAVHLERLRFVRHCRALDMAHAEIRSLTALLDQPQLDCGAVNVILDEHIDHVRVRIDQLVQLEAQLKSLRDRCRTERTVEDCGILQGLAEMEGEARTGRPTHLG; encoded by the coding sequence ATGACCATAGGCGAATTGGCACAGGCGGCCCAGTGCACCGTGGAGACCATCCGCTACTACGAGAAGGAGGGCCTCCTGCCGGCCCCGGGCCGCACCGGCGCCAACTACCGGCGCTATGCCGCCGTGCACCTGGAGCGCCTGCGCTTCGTGCGGCACTGCCGGGCCCTGGACATGGCCCACGCCGAGATCCGGTCCCTCACCGCCCTGCTGGACCAGCCCCAGCTGGACTGCGGCGCCGTCAACGTCATCCTGGACGAGCACATCGACCACGTGCGGGTGCGCATCGACCAGCTGGTCCAGCTGGAGGCCCAGCTGAAGAGCCTGCGGGACCGCTGCCGCACGGAGCGCACGGTGGAGGACTGCGGCATCCTCCAGGGCCTCGCGGAGATGGAGGGGGAGGCCCGCACGGGCAGACCCACCCACCTGGGGTAG